Genomic segment of Eubacterium sp. 1001713B170207_170306_E7:
TTTAGGATTATAGATGCGGTAAAGCCAATAATAAGCAGCATATTCGTAAATAGCTGCCAGTATGCAGGCTACAAACAGGAAAATCCACCCAACAAAGGGAATCTGTGTCATTGTATTGCCTAGAAGTGTTGTTGCGCCAGATAAAAGGGGCAATATAATAGCAGCATATGGAATATGCAGCGAACCGATAGATACCTGATCGTTAATCAAAGCGCCTAATAAGTATTGATTTGCCATGGGAATCCAAGCGACCCATGGATAGCGCAGATTTCTTTTTTTGGCAAGTGTGTAGAGGCTTATCCCTTTAAAAATATAGGTAATGATGGCAAAAATACATGCAAATATAATGATACAGACACAAATTACAAGAATAATGCCGATGAAAGCCCCAAGGACATCATAATTGTAAAAAGAATCCCCGAAGTCGTAATAATCGTAATAGTAATCCATTGGCGAACCTCCTTTAAATAGTTATTAAGTTTATTGTAATGTATTTTAAAGATGAATGCAAAAAATAATGTGAATACCCAGAGGATTTCCACTGAGGTATTCACATTTTTTTAAGAAAAGCTATACTCATAGGGTTCCCTGTTGCGGA
This window contains:
- a CDS encoding DUF4190 domain-containing protein, which codes for MDYYYDYYDFGDSFYNYDVLGAFIGIILVICVCIIIFACIFAIITYIFKGISLYTLAKKRNLRYPWVAWIPMANQYLLGALINDQVSIGSLHIPYAAIILPLLSGATTLLGNTMTQIPFVGWIFLFVACILAAIYEYAAYYWLYRIYNPKNATLYLVLSIIFPVTIPFFWFSLRDKTPNFTDLPRTKPCSQNPRAILSFCLGILSMLSSFAGGGFWIGVCAIIFGILSYQELKKENLSASFAILGIIFGALGIVMIFVLPFIGLAVFQGHSLINRITDSLYTNTTRYPFL